One Microbacterium keratanolyticum DNA window includes the following coding sequences:
- a CDS encoding ROK family transcriptional regulator, protein MSTPTPNAQRLLRTLIAQGPTYRADLARSLDVSRATVTNLTARLQAAGWIEETDPEPGSLKNLMGTTPQLGVLASVMFLVDACAVTVATLDGRVFGELTASCPDDVTASDRLATAAQLLEELLKDLPGTTETLRAVHLAVDTQMDARSGDIYAQRASSRWFGVNPKNYFAERFRVPVRVQNSARLEGLAEYLWGAGRGCANMLYVDVSYGITSGHVMDGVIQSGARGGSGELGHTVYDWDGPLCSCGNPGCLMQYTSIPAILRDFRMLNEGSEDWEQFRTRCAADDAVAASIARNAATVLGRMLTNVCHTIDPEIIVISGKVAREVPGFVEHAAAVLTGAALPLVARNVRVVSGELDDVLGVTARAGIHSLRAMDDLIVAASSLNA, encoded by the coding sequence GTGTCGACGCCGACGCCGAACGCGCAGCGCCTCCTGCGCACGCTGATCGCCCAAGGGCCCACCTATCGCGCCGACCTCGCGCGCTCCCTCGACGTCTCCCGGGCGACGGTCACGAATCTCACGGCCCGCCTTCAGGCCGCGGGCTGGATCGAGGAGACAGACCCCGAACCGGGCTCCCTCAAGAACCTGATGGGAACGACACCTCAGCTCGGGGTCCTCGCCTCGGTGATGTTCCTCGTCGACGCCTGCGCCGTCACCGTCGCAACACTCGACGGCAGAGTGTTCGGAGAATTGACAGCATCGTGCCCCGACGACGTGACCGCGAGTGACCGGCTCGCCACGGCCGCACAGCTGCTGGAAGAGTTGCTGAAGGATCTGCCCGGCACGACCGAGACGCTGCGCGCCGTGCACCTGGCGGTAGACACGCAGATGGACGCGCGCTCCGGCGACATCTACGCGCAGCGGGCTTCGAGCCGCTGGTTCGGAGTGAATCCGAAGAACTACTTCGCCGAGCGCTTCAGGGTTCCCGTGCGCGTGCAGAACTCTGCGCGGCTGGAAGGACTGGCAGAGTATCTCTGGGGGGCAGGGCGAGGCTGCGCCAACATGCTTTATGTCGATGTGAGCTACGGCATCACGTCAGGCCACGTCATGGACGGTGTGATCCAGTCAGGCGCGCGCGGCGGGTCCGGTGAGCTCGGTCACACCGTCTACGACTGGGACGGCCCCCTCTGCAGCTGCGGCAACCCCGGGTGCCTGATGCAATACACCTCGATTCCGGCGATTCTTCGAGACTTCCGGATGCTCAACGAAGGATCCGAAGACTGGGAGCAGTTCCGCACACGCTGCGCGGCGGATGATGCCGTCGCCGCGTCGATCGCGCGCAACGCGGCGACGGTACTCGGACGCATGCTCACGAACGTCTGTCACACCATCGATCCGGAGATCATCGTGATCAGCGGCAAGGTCGCCCGAGAGGTGCCCGGATTCGTCGAGCACGCTGCCGCAGTGCTGACGGGTGCCGCGCTTCCGCTCGTCGCCCGCAATGTGCGCGTCGTCAGCGGTGAGCTCGACGACGTGCTCGGGGTGACGGCACGCGCAGGTATCCATTCACTGCGCGCGATGGATGACCTGATCGTCGCGGCCAGCTCGCTGAACGCCTGA
- a CDS encoding extracellular solute-binding protein — protein MKLRILFAGAACASLALSLAACSTPSAPAADSGDVESGTVRLWVMEGSLTPESQEYLAEEFAAANPGSELKIEVQQWDGIVAKLQTSLASKNESPDLVEIGNTQTTTFTTVGAFADVTDMKETLGGDGLIPSFVDSSTVDGKIYAYPFYAGARGVYYRTDLFAQAGLEVPQTIDEFNESVVALQAANPEAIEDFSGMYLAAVDTHGVGSYLFSQGFEYAKKDGDAWVGQASTPTSIAALTALQNMFQNGTRYADDSQAGQKAFERYFNEGKTGVLIGTGNIGTKIDAALWDADKVGVIALPSDKPGVPGATFAGGSNIGLATNSKNPALAKKALETIFSEGFQKRLGEEGWVPGNTDFSADVTGPFGPLAGEIIANSKLTPNSPEWGVAFGSAQLNEVFTRIAKGEDVAKVAASLDAQIETELNK, from the coding sequence ATGAAGCTACGCATCCTCTTCGCCGGTGCGGCCTGCGCCTCGCTCGCTCTCTCGCTCGCGGCCTGCAGCACCCCGAGTGCTCCCGCTGCGGACAGCGGTGACGTCGAGAGCGGAACCGTCCGCCTGTGGGTCATGGAGGGATCCCTCACCCCCGAATCCCAGGAATACCTCGCGGAGGAGTTCGCCGCCGCGAACCCGGGCAGCGAACTGAAGATCGAGGTCCAGCAGTGGGACGGCATCGTCGCCAAGCTGCAGACCTCGCTCGCCTCGAAGAACGAGAGCCCCGACCTCGTCGAGATCGGCAACACCCAGACCACGACCTTCACCACGGTCGGCGCCTTTGCCGACGTGACCGACATGAAGGAGACCCTCGGCGGCGACGGTCTGATCCCGTCGTTCGTGGACTCGTCGACGGTCGACGGCAAGATCTACGCCTACCCCTTCTACGCCGGTGCGCGTGGCGTCTACTACCGCACCGACCTGTTCGCACAGGCGGGGCTCGAAGTTCCCCAGACGATCGACGAGTTCAACGAGTCCGTCGTCGCGCTGCAGGCGGCGAACCCCGAGGCCATCGAAGACTTCTCCGGCATGTACCTGGCTGCGGTCGACACCCACGGTGTCGGCTCCTACCTCTTCTCGCAGGGCTTCGAGTACGCGAAGAAGGACGGCGACGCTTGGGTCGGCCAGGCCTCGACGCCGACCTCGATCGCCGCACTGACGGCGCTGCAGAACATGTTCCAGAACGGCACCCGCTACGCGGACGACTCGCAGGCGGGTCAGAAGGCGTTCGAGCGCTACTTCAACGAGGGCAAGACCGGCGTTCTGATCGGAACCGGAAACATCGGCACCAAGATCGACGCCGCGCTGTGGGATGCAGACAAGGTGGGCGTCATCGCTCTGCCGTCGGACAAGCCGGGCGTCCCCGGTGCGACGTTCGCGGGTGGTTCGAACATCGGACTCGCGACCAACTCGAAGAACCCTGCACTGGCCAAGAAGGCTCTGGAGACGATCTTCAGCGAGGGCTTCCAGAAGCGTCTCGGCGAAGAGGGCTGGGTTCCCGGCAACACCGACTTCAGCGCAGACGTGACCGGCCCGTTCGGTCCGCTTGCCGGCGAGATCATCGCCAACTCGAAGCTGACCCCGAACAGCCCGGAGTGGGGCGTCGCCTTCGGCAGCGCGCAGCTGAACGAGGTCTTCACGCGCATCGCGAAGGGCGAGGACGTCGCGAAGGTCGCCGCGTCTCTCGACGCGCAGATCGAAACCGAACTGAACAAGTAA
- a CDS encoding carbohydrate ABC transporter permease, translating into MTRPTRASQRRPLSRQARQRRSRLAPWMLLAPATVMVLVALGYPLLRQAIMSFQHFGLAQQFGQPAEWAGLSNYVTILSDPYFWSVFIKSVLFCLWTAGVTMIIGVGFAVLMLRMSAVVRTIFNTTLIVVWAMPALASLTVWQWLVDPRSGLLNWVLTSVGLEGFKNFNWLGENFWTFYLIASAVIIWASIPLVAITIYAALAQVPTEVLEASELDGATNFQQIRRIMLPMIGPVISLIGVLQVIWDLRVFTQIYVLQQAGGIASETNLLGTYVYETGIAKGDYGVASALAMVILGLTLVLTGRYIRMLYRQGGMA; encoded by the coding sequence ATGACCCGGCCCACGCGCGCGTCACAGCGCCGACCGTTGAGCCGACAGGCACGGCAGCGGCGCAGCCGCCTTGCCCCCTGGATGCTGCTGGCCCCCGCGACCGTCATGGTCCTGGTGGCGCTCGGCTACCCGTTGCTGCGACAGGCGATCATGTCCTTCCAGCACTTCGGGCTCGCCCAGCAGTTCGGCCAGCCGGCCGAGTGGGCCGGGTTGTCGAACTACGTCACGATCCTCTCCGACCCGTACTTCTGGAGCGTCTTCATCAAGTCGGTGCTCTTCTGCCTGTGGACGGCAGGGGTCACCATGATCATCGGCGTCGGATTCGCGGTGCTGATGCTGCGCATGAGCGCCGTCGTCCGCACGATCTTCAACACCACCCTCATCGTCGTGTGGGCGATGCCCGCGCTCGCCTCGCTCACGGTCTGGCAGTGGTTGGTCGACCCGCGCTCCGGCCTGTTGAACTGGGTGCTCACCTCGGTGGGGCTGGAGGGCTTCAAAAACTTCAACTGGCTCGGCGAGAACTTCTGGACGTTCTACCTGATCGCATCCGCGGTCATCATCTGGGCGTCCATCCCGCTCGTCGCCATCACGATCTACGCCGCGCTGGCGCAGGTGCCCACCGAGGTGCTCGAAGCGTCGGAGCTCGACGGTGCCACGAACTTCCAGCAGATCCGCCGGATCATGCTCCCCATGATCGGACCGGTCATCTCGCTCATCGGTGTGCTCCAGGTCATCTGGGATCTGCGCGTCTTCACGCAGATCTATGTGCTCCAGCAGGCCGGCGGCATCGCCAGCGAGACCAACCTGCTCGGCACCTATGTCTATGAGACTGGCATCGCCAAGGGCGACTACGGGGTGGCCTCGGCGCTGGCCATGGTCATCCTCGGTCTCACTCTCGTTCTCACCGGGCGCTACATCCGGATGCTCTACCGCCAGGGAGGGATGGCCTGA
- a CDS encoding carbohydrate ABC transporter permease yields the protein MSIDTTSTRAIVSPSRTSARGAQAPRTAARPRRIRLGKNPVANVSGVIFALLWLIPVYWMVNSAFQSESELMSWPPHLLPQEFTWDNFASAITQANFWGALQASLIAAALTVLFASSGALLAAFALSRFRFRGRTTMIITILIVQMIPAEALFISQYRMLDGWNLLNSVVGLSILYIGTIVPFIAWMMRGFVDGVPIELEEAAMVDGCSRVGAFCRVTLPLLAPGIVSTSVFGFLFAWNEYTLALIVLSKDSSVTLPIWLQSFQQGLKATDWGGVMAGATLISIPVIIIFMIVQNKISSGMVAGAVKG from the coding sequence ATGTCCATCGACACCACCTCGACACGTGCCATCGTGTCGCCGTCTCGAACCAGCGCCCGCGGTGCGCAGGCGCCACGGACTGCTGCGCGTCCGCGCCGCATCCGCCTGGGGAAGAACCCCGTGGCCAATGTCTCGGGCGTGATCTTCGCCCTCCTCTGGCTGATCCCGGTGTACTGGATGGTCAACTCGGCCTTCCAGTCGGAGTCCGAGCTCATGTCCTGGCCGCCGCACCTGCTGCCGCAGGAGTTCACCTGGGACAATTTCGCCTCGGCGATCACCCAGGCGAACTTCTGGGGAGCGCTGCAGGCATCACTGATCGCGGCGGCGCTGACGGTGCTCTTCGCATCGAGTGGTGCGCTGCTGGCGGCCTTCGCGCTCTCGCGTTTCCGCTTCCGCGGTCGCACCACCATGATCATCACGATCCTGATCGTGCAGATGATCCCCGCAGAGGCACTGTTCATCTCCCAGTACCGGATGCTGGACGGCTGGAACCTGCTGAACTCCGTCGTGGGGCTGTCGATTCTCTACATCGGCACGATCGTGCCGTTCATCGCGTGGATGATGCGCGGATTCGTCGACGGCGTGCCGATCGAGCTCGAAGAGGCGGCGATGGTGGACGGATGCTCGCGCGTCGGCGCTTTCTGCCGCGTCACCCTGCCGCTGCTCGCCCCGGGCATCGTCTCGACCTCGGTGTTCGGGTTCCTCTTCGCGTGGAATGAGTACACGCTCGCGTTGATCGTGCTGTCGAAGGACTCTTCTGTCACCCTGCCGATCTGGCTGCAGTCCTTCCAGCAGGGGCTGAAGGCGACGGACTGGGGCGGCGTGATGGCAGGGGCGACCCTGATCTCGATCCCCGTGATCATCATCTTCATGATCGTGCAGAACAAGATCTCCAGTGGCATGGTCGCGGGAGCGGTCAAGGGATGA
- a CDS encoding family 20 glycosylhydrolase, giving the protein MIFSALPAPEVGPAIGREPRFGWRGLLLDSARTRFPVATICHVISLAARYGFNRLHWHLTDDQGWRFEVPEYPLLTGPAADLPRGRFDDYGSLHGDTRERAVIEAEERWTNGFYSDDEIREVVAHATALGVEIVPEVDVPGHMAAAILAYPELGRPLGLPLPEGSMREHMWWPARNDLLWPTDAARTFVAAVMRRVAELFPGPYVHIGGDECAFLQWSSDPEIDRWLELRGVDRVEKLQEWFMDDASRVLRENGKSVAAWDEATEITDAEDLLIIAWDEQRGMERIAQATQPYVFADARTLYLNRVDPDGAESQKGMTPAISIRDILGASWPEIDDERCVGIQACVWSEFVLDGNDLLTMLFPRLLAVAERLWNPDVDVAEAGGRIAREYELLHTAGLLDDPVILLQK; this is encoded by the coding sequence ATGATCTTCTCTGCTCTTCCTGCTCCTGAGGTCGGTCCTGCCATCGGTCGCGAGCCGCGGTTCGGCTGGCGTGGACTGCTCCTCGACTCCGCCCGCACTCGTTTTCCGGTGGCGACGATCTGCCACGTCATCAGCCTTGCCGCGCGCTACGGCTTCAATCGCCTGCACTGGCATCTGACCGACGATCAGGGATGGCGCTTCGAGGTGCCGGAGTACCCCCTCCTGACCGGACCCGCCGCGGACCTTCCCCGCGGACGGTTCGACGACTACGGCTCCCTGCATGGCGACACGCGTGAGCGTGCCGTGATCGAGGCGGAGGAGCGCTGGACCAACGGCTTCTATTCGGACGATGAGATCCGCGAGGTCGTCGCGCACGCGACGGCTCTCGGCGTGGAGATCGTTCCGGAGGTGGATGTGCCTGGGCACATGGCCGCGGCGATCCTCGCGTACCCCGAGCTCGGGCGTCCTCTCGGGCTGCCGCTCCCGGAAGGCTCCATGCGCGAGCACATGTGGTGGCCCGCGCGGAACGACCTTCTGTGGCCGACGGACGCCGCGCGCACATTCGTTGCCGCGGTGATGCGTCGCGTCGCCGAGCTCTTCCCTGGGCCGTACGTGCACATCGGTGGCGACGAGTGCGCGTTCCTGCAGTGGTCTTCTGACCCGGAGATCGATCGCTGGCTGGAGCTGCGCGGCGTCGACCGCGTGGAGAAGCTGCAGGAGTGGTTCATGGACGATGCATCCCGTGTGCTGCGCGAGAACGGCAAGTCCGTCGCCGCCTGGGATGAGGCCACAGAGATCACGGACGCGGAAGACCTGCTGATCATCGCGTGGGATGAGCAACGCGGGATGGAACGGATCGCGCAGGCGACCCAGCCCTACGTCTTCGCGGACGCGCGCACCCTCTATCTGAACAGGGTCGATCCGGACGGTGCTGAATCGCAGAAGGGCATGACTCCCGCGATCTCGATCCGGGACATTCTCGGTGCTTCCTGGCCGGAGATCGACGACGAACGGTGCGTGGGCATTCAGGCCTGCGTCTGGTCGGAGTTCGTCCTCGACGGGAACGACCTGCTGACGATGCTGTTTCCTCGGCTGCTCGCAGTCGCGGAACGACTGTGGAATCCCGACGTCGACGTGGCAGAAGCCGGCGGACGGATCGCTCGCGAGTACGAGCTTCTGCACACGGCGGGGTTGCTCGACGACCCCGTCATCCTCCTCCAGAAATGA
- a CDS encoding right-handed parallel beta-helix repeat-containing protein, whose translation MRTKMFAVVTAWVLAITGLAMVPLMAAPSAAQAATERTLFEDDFEAGDGAKWVTTGSAVSFADGMLGIRGGGPENRALSRADILADEFTLTADLFINAGNTNSALKIGFVSTESAAARFQLTYDGPNKRLSLEKVTSSGTAKVAGPVTLDLPVNTGGAPHRVAIHVDGDRVQAAVDDVVHIDVAESGIAAFDQGRVLIAGQFPQQDFHIDNLRVVTSEPEKTGAYTLELRTKTDGVVDVDPSSAGGSVTANRASGDPGDVVTLAPITRPGFLFDGYESLRADTETSTDGLLTITDDRFSFNDKTGSVIVIAKFVTAPVDPNLLFEDSFAGAFNEHGLYAVNDPASAQVVDGALQIAPTSGPAVAFVDATAWNNPGDYEITVAARKVNAAAGTAQIAFRGAAFDDRYVLALNGSKALLRRFDAQGANVELAAAPYSFTQTSRRLTIAVSGDTVSVSSNGTPVLSYVNTDDVPRDVADWAGLPAGLALINMTPGAPVAFDDVAVSRVPVRVAVTATITEDGQPDVALQSGAVVLSAHSATEGDTLTWSVFPKGGYALAGVTIDGVALSENRFVVPQGRTQPIALVADFVPAARAAQTFHVDPDGGDDANDGTAPASAWRTLDALSTVVFHPGDSILLKRGSVFTGAAAALRFSGSGTSDAPIVVGAYGEGARPQLNAAGAVENVITLYNQEHITVTGLEITNLDPAFATGFALNGNDNRQKNLRAVNVIARDFGVVTGIRITDLYIHDVNGNLNAKWNGGIFFDIGAAVENGELRGVPTKYHDVLIEGNVLERVDRSGIKLVSSGWANQSLQNAPGTPLHWYPSTGVVVRDNQLRYMGGDAITVRDTDGALIEYNLARHARYQNTGYNAGIWPFQATNTVVQYNEVSHTHGVQDGQGLDTDHVSSYTVMQYNYSHDNEGGFMLIMNGFPHTAPTIRYNVSQNDADKTFEFARGTAAGTMIYNNTISSDSLLQGPRGGVLDLANSAAGTGNREVFLFNNVFHYPEGQKFYVGEAATMKTRAKLFNNSYSGGIAVPEEEERPLTADPGLIWGSAPNDTDATVPLTGAAAEGHFDGYTPGETSPLRGAGVTLDEAVAHFGGTITDRRALSPTEIHALALQGESIDFAAGRFLPDVAGVGYGTDFLGTALPGSDSAEGITMGAIQYADPSSTGPDGGGDGGGDPDEGGGGDGGGDLGNGNGNGTGGGTDGENEGSGGDTGSAGGSGQGAADAEGEAASGAPLAVTGAEVPLGMLLLGAFAIVIGLGLRVTRRRVR comes from the coding sequence ATGAGAACGAAGATGTTCGCGGTGGTCACAGCATGGGTGCTGGCGATCACCGGACTTGCGATGGTGCCCCTTATGGCGGCGCCGTCGGCGGCGCAGGCCGCGACAGAGCGGACGCTGTTTGAAGACGATTTCGAGGCCGGCGACGGCGCGAAGTGGGTGACGACGGGCTCCGCTGTGAGCTTCGCCGACGGAATGCTGGGCATCCGCGGCGGCGGACCGGAGAACCGAGCGCTCTCTCGTGCTGACATCCTGGCCGACGAGTTCACGCTGACCGCAGACCTGTTCATCAACGCGGGCAACACGAACAGCGCGCTCAAGATCGGCTTCGTCTCCACGGAGTCGGCCGCGGCACGCTTCCAGCTCACGTATGACGGGCCGAACAAGCGGTTGAGCCTGGAGAAGGTCACTTCGTCCGGAACGGCGAAGGTCGCGGGTCCGGTGACGCTCGACCTTCCGGTTAACACGGGCGGCGCTCCGCATCGTGTCGCCATCCACGTGGATGGTGATCGCGTGCAGGCCGCCGTGGACGACGTCGTTCACATCGATGTCGCGGAGAGTGGCATCGCCGCCTTCGATCAGGGACGTGTGCTGATCGCCGGGCAGTTCCCGCAGCAGGACTTCCACATCGACAACCTGCGGGTCGTCACGAGCGAGCCGGAGAAGACCGGCGCGTACACGCTCGAGCTCCGCACAAAGACCGACGGTGTCGTCGATGTCGACCCGTCGAGCGCGGGCGGTTCCGTCACCGCGAACCGTGCATCGGGAGATCCGGGAGATGTCGTGACGCTGGCGCCGATCACTCGGCCCGGCTTTCTCTTCGATGGCTACGAGTCGCTCCGCGCCGACACCGAGACGAGCACCGACGGACTGCTGACGATCACCGACGATCGGTTCTCGTTCAACGACAAGACCGGAAGCGTCATCGTCATCGCGAAGTTCGTGACCGCGCCGGTCGATCCGAACCTCCTTTTCGAGGATTCCTTCGCCGGCGCGTTCAACGAGCACGGTCTCTACGCGGTGAACGATCCCGCATCTGCCCAGGTCGTCGATGGAGCGCTGCAGATCGCGCCCACCAGCGGACCCGCCGTCGCCTTCGTCGATGCCACGGCATGGAACAACCCGGGCGACTACGAGATCACGGTCGCCGCGCGTAAGGTCAACGCTGCCGCAGGCACGGCGCAGATCGCCTTCCGCGGCGCGGCCTTCGACGACCGCTACGTGCTGGCGCTCAACGGCTCCAAGGCGCTGCTGCGCCGCTTCGACGCGCAGGGTGCGAACGTCGAACTTGCCGCCGCGCCCTACTCCTTCACACAGACCTCGCGGAGACTCACCATCGCGGTCTCCGGTGACACCGTCTCGGTCTCATCGAACGGCACTCCCGTGCTGTCGTACGTGAACACGGACGATGTGCCCCGCGACGTCGCCGACTGGGCCGGGCTTCCTGCCGGACTGGCGCTCATCAACATGACGCCCGGCGCACCCGTGGCGTTCGACGACGTCGCGGTGTCCCGCGTGCCGGTGCGTGTCGCCGTCACAGCGACCATCACGGAGGACGGTCAGCCGGACGTCGCGCTGCAGAGCGGAGCAGTCGTGCTCTCGGCGCACTCCGCAACCGAGGGAGACACCCTCACCTGGAGCGTGTTCCCGAAGGGCGGATACGCGCTTGCGGGGGTCACGATCGACGGCGTCGCGCTCAGCGAGAACCGCTTCGTGGTGCCGCAGGGTCGCACGCAGCCGATCGCGCTCGTGGCGGACTTCGTTCCCGCAGCACGTGCAGCACAGACCTTCCATGTCGACCCCGATGGGGGAGACGATGCGAACGACGGAACCGCTCCGGCCTCGGCATGGCGCACGCTCGACGCGCTGAGCACCGTCGTCTTCCACCCGGGTGACAGCATCCTGCTCAAGCGCGGCAGCGTGTTCACGGGCGCGGCGGCGGCACTGCGCTTCTCCGGCTCGGGAACCAGCGACGCCCCGATCGTGGTCGGCGCATACGGCGAGGGCGCACGCCCACAGTTGAACGCCGCGGGCGCAGTGGAGAACGTCATCACCCTCTACAACCAGGAGCACATCACGGTCACCGGGTTGGAGATCACCAACCTCGACCCGGCGTTCGCGACCGGCTTCGCGCTCAACGGCAATGACAACAGGCAGAAGAACCTTCGCGCCGTGAACGTCATCGCCCGCGACTTCGGAGTCGTGACCGGCATCCGGATCACCGATCTGTACATCCACGATGTCAACGGCAACCTCAACGCCAAGTGGAACGGCGGCATCTTCTTCGACATCGGTGCCGCAGTCGAGAACGGTGAACTTCGCGGAGTGCCCACGAAGTACCACGACGTGCTCATCGAGGGGAACGTCTTGGAGCGCGTTGACCGGTCCGGTATCAAGCTGGTCAGCTCGGGCTGGGCCAACCAGTCGCTGCAGAACGCTCCGGGAACGCCGCTGCACTGGTACCCCTCGACGGGTGTCGTCGTGCGCGACAACCAGCTGCGCTACATGGGCGGTGACGCCATCACCGTGCGGGACACGGACGGTGCGCTGATCGAGTACAACCTCGCTCGGCACGCGCGCTATCAGAACACGGGCTACAACGCCGGGATCTGGCCGTTCCAGGCCACGAACACGGTGGTGCAGTACAACGAGGTCTCGCACACGCACGGCGTGCAGGACGGCCAGGGCCTGGACACCGACCATGTCTCGTCGTACACGGTCATGCAGTACAACTACTCGCACGACAACGAGGGCGGGTTCATGCTGATCATGAACGGGTTCCCGCACACCGCACCGACGATCCGCTACAACGTCAGCCAGAACGACGCGGACAAGACGTTCGAGTTCGCGCGTGGCACGGCCGCCGGCACGATGATCTACAACAACACGATCTCGTCCGACAGCCTGCTGCAGGGTCCGCGCGGCGGTGTGCTCGACCTGGCGAACTCCGCGGCAGGAACAGGCAACCGCGAGGTCTTCCTCTTCAACAACGTGTTCCACTACCCCGAGGGGCAGAAGTTCTACGTCGGTGAGGCCGCGACGATGAAGACGCGCGCGAAGCTCTTCAACAACTCCTACTCGGGCGGCATCGCTGTCCCCGAAGAGGAGGAGCGACCGCTCACAGCGGATCCCGGCCTCATCTGGGGAAGCGCGCCGAACGACACTGATGCGACCGTGCCGCTGACCGGTGCCGCCGCAGAGGGGCACTTCGACGGATACACCCCGGGTGAGACCTCGCCGCTGCGCGGTGCCGGAGTTACGCTCGACGAGGCCGTGGCGCACTTCGGTGGCACGATCACGGATCGTCGCGCGCTCTCGCCGACCGAGATCCACGCGCTCGCGCTGCAGGGGGAGAGCATCGACTTCGCGGCGGGGCGGTTCCTGCCGGACGTCGCCGGTGTCGGATACGGCACCGACTTCCTCGGAACCGCGCTGCCGGGATCCGACAGCGCCGAGGGAATCACCATGGGTGCGATCCAGTACGCCGACCCGAGCAGCACCGGCCCTGATGGTGGCGGTGACGGCGGTGGCGACCCTGATGAGGGTGGCGGCGGCGACGGCGGCGGCGACCTGGGTAACGGCAACGGCAACGGCACGGGTGGCGGCACCGACGGAGAGAACGAGGGATCGGGTGGCGACACCGGCTCCGCCGGGGGATCCGGTCAGGGCGCCGCGGACGCCGAGGGCGAGGCCGCCTCGGGTGCGCCCCTCGCCGTGACCGGTGCGGAGGTCCCGCTCGGGATGCTCCTGCTCGGCGCCTTTGCGATCGTGATCGGGCTGGGCCTGCGTGTCACCCGGAGGCGCGTGCGGTGA
- a CDS encoding sulfatase family protein, whose translation MSAPAPKRPNVVLILTDDHASHAIGAYGSVVNVTPRIDEIAAAGVRLDNCFCTNALCTPSRASILTGTYSHINGVTTLETPIDASQPTFVSQLQQAGYRTAIVGKWHMGEGPGHDPEGFDYWAVLRDQGEYFDPQILTETGVQVVPGYATDVITDLSLNWLESLDGDEPWCLLIHHKAPHRPWEPDEKHKGMYAQPIPVPATFDDDYATRSSAAHRAAMRIADHLTLTDLKQMPPEGLTYEQAALWKYQRYMEDYLACVASVDDNVGRVIDWLRERDLFDDTMMMYTSDQGFFLGDHGWFDKRFMYDESLRMPLVISYPARIPATEKPIEQIVTNVDFAQTILDAAGLPAHPRMQGLSIWPHLTTTPDAPTREAMYYRYFENDDINHHALAHYGIRTDTHKLIYFYNDGLGLPGSSPHTYPPEWEMYDLATDPEEMHNVYHDPSYASIREELKAMLWQLQAELEDTPHHSQPVPERLTAQTR comes from the coding sequence ATGAGCGCACCTGCACCGAAGCGACCGAATGTCGTGTTGATTTTGACGGACGATCATGCGTCGCATGCGATCGGTGCGTATGGTTCGGTGGTGAATGTGACGCCGCGGATTGATGAGATCGCCGCGGCGGGTGTGCGATTGGACAACTGTTTCTGCACGAACGCGTTGTGCACCCCGAGTCGGGCATCCATCCTGACCGGGACATACAGTCACATCAATGGGGTGACGACGTTGGAGACGCCGATCGATGCGTCGCAGCCGACGTTCGTGTCGCAGCTGCAGCAGGCGGGGTATCGCACCGCGATCGTCGGGAAGTGGCACATGGGTGAGGGGCCCGGTCATGACCCGGAGGGGTTTGATTATTGGGCGGTGCTGCGGGATCAGGGTGAGTACTTCGACCCGCAGATCCTCACCGAGACCGGTGTGCAGGTCGTGCCGGGGTATGCGACGGATGTGATCACCGACCTGTCGCTGAACTGGCTGGAATCGTTGGACGGGGACGAACCGTGGTGTCTGCTGATTCACCACAAGGCCCCGCACCGGCCGTGGGAGCCGGATGAGAAGCACAAGGGCATGTATGCGCAGCCGATCCCGGTGCCGGCGACGTTCGACGACGACTATGCGACGCGTTCCTCGGCCGCGCACCGGGCGGCGATGCGGATCGCGGACCACCTCACCCTCACCGACCTGAAGCAGATGCCGCCGGAGGGTCTCACCTACGAGCAGGCCGCGCTGTGGAAGTACCAGCGGTACATGGAGGACTACCTCGCCTGCGTCGCGTCCGTCGACGACAACGTCGGCCGGGTCATCGACTGGCTCCGTGAGCGGGACCTGTTCGACGACACCATGATGATGTACACCTCCGACCAGGGGTTCTTCCTCGGAGATCACGGCTGGTTCGACAAACGGTTCATGTACGACGAATCCCTGCGCATGCCGCTGGTGATCTCCTACCCGGCCCGCATCCCCGCAACAGAGAAGCCGATCGAGCAGATCGTCACGAACGTCGACTTCGCGCAGACCATCCTCGACGCCGCCGGCCTCCCCGCCCACCCGCGCATGCAGGGCCTGAGCATCTGGCCCCACCTCACCACCACCCCCGACGCCCCCACCCGTGAGGCGATGTACTACCGGTACTTCGAGAACGACGACATCAACCACCACGCCCTCGCCCACTACGGCATCCGCACCGACACCCACAAACTCATCTACTTCTACAACGACGGCCTCGGCCTGCCCGGATCCTCCCCACACACCTACCCACCCGAATGGGAAATGTACGACCTCGCCACCGACCCCGAAGAAATGCACAACGTGTACCACGACCCCAGCTATGCGAGCATCCGGGAAGAACTGAAGGCCATGCTGTGGCAGTTGCAGGCGGAGCTCGAAGACACCCCGCACCACTCTCAGCCTGTACCGGAGCGGCTCACGGCACAGACCCGCTGA